In Pyrus communis chromosome 11, drPyrComm1.1, whole genome shotgun sequence, the sequence taccaaacacaaaaacagctcacagtttttttttatagcagttTTTTTTCTGACTTAATTTGGAAATACTGAAAGGGGTGTGGGGGTTCTTCAATTCAAGGAATGTAGTGGGAAAATGGGAATATGCAGTTGCTAATAGGATGAAATTGTTTCGGTCTAACGGAGCACTTACGATTCTTGCAGAGCTTGGAAATCAGTAACTTCTACATTGGTGAGGGTTCGGACTTCAGTGGAGTTCCATCAAAGATGGTGACAGTGAATGGCTCATTAAGATTGAGTGTGCGCAACTCTGCTTCAATCTTTGGCATTCATGTTACCTCCTCACCTATCGGTCTCCTTTATTCGGAGATTGCGGTAGCAATTGGTCAGGTTGGATTCTCTACCATGACTACCATATTTATCTCTAAGCAAATTTTTGAATAATATGTAGGATAAGGGTAAATTAACTATTTTGGTTTCTTTGTTCTCACGTTTTGGTGCCTCGAGTTTTAATCTTTCATAGCTCTGTCCAAGTTTTTTTCCGTTTACAATTCAAGTGCCATCGGGAACTTCCAGGGGACCGAAATTAATTTCAGGTCAAAACACAGGAACCAAAATCCTAACTGGACTAGGATATTACATTACCAAACTAGGAAAGTTTGGTCTTGATTCGTAGTCTGGCAACATAATACGTATGTAGGATACTGTTTGGAATCACTTGATAAGTGTTAAATTTTCTGAACTTTGTCTTTGCAGTTGAAGAAATATTATCAGCCTAGAAAGAGCCTCCGAACGATATCAGTGAACTTGCATGGTACTAAGGTCCCTTTATATGGAGCTGGATCAAGTTTGATGTACACAAAAACTGGTGCATTGGTTCCGATTCCATTGACCTTAAGCTTTGAAATCTGGTCTCGAGCGTATGTTGTAGGGAAGCTAGTGAAAATAAAGCATCGAAAGCAAATCtcatgccatttgattttggatCCCACTGTCACCAAACCCATCAAGTTCAAAAAGAGCTCATGCACTTATGACTGATGATATCCTTCTGTGAATGCTTGCGAAAATCCAGTGCAGAATTTACTGCAATTTGAGTGTACTTTTTGGCCAGGGACTGCAATCCGAGTTGAGTTGTTCATTCTGCATATGAAATCCTTTCTCAAGAAATTAAAATACCAAGTTTATTTTTGGCCTTAGTAAATCTTATACTTTAAGAATTCCTGTAattcgttttttattttgtttttgttaaattcATGTCACTGATTTAGTTATGATCTTATGATCATAAATGTAAATAGCTTGGTTTGAAATTATGTGATGCATATCGTATGTATGTTTATAAAGACGAGGGAGTTTTTGACGTGCAGCATAATGTTACGAGTTTATACCATTTGGGAGTTTCAAAGCTATCTGCTATCCTTTTCTATGCGGATATCATAGACCCGCTGGCCTTTTGTTGTACCACAAAGCGAACAAGTTACTAGGGGACTACATactgatttttttaattgtagaTCCTTGTACTATCTCTACACGCTTAATCCTAGTATGAGATGAAGCAACTGAGATTTTGACATCAGTAGATGACCGGGAGAATCCCTCTAGTAAGCAGACATTATCCTCCCAATTATTGTCGACATTGTGCTCACCGAAGCAAAGAATCGTTTCTCGCAAGCCTCTTCCATGTTTAAGCAAAAACCTTGCAAacataatcaaatcaaataatgaATGTTCACCTTTAAGTGACATAGGAAGTCGCTCAAATTCTGCACTTGACTTTCCCAGTATTGCTCTTCAGTGTAACCAACATTGTTCAACAGAATGTTGTGCCATGTACCTTCTCTTCCTCCGAGGGTGCTGCTAGCTACGTAAATACTAAAAGTAAGGATTATAGGAGCGCTCTTGAATTGGCATGCTATACCTGGGAGAACAGGTTTATTCAAACAGCCGATATGAATTTGCAAGATCTCAAGTTCCATAAACGAGTACGGTAGACTGCCATCAAAACAAATGGATGACGAAATCGGGAGACAGCCAAAGCTTATTGCAAAGGGTTTGAACATGCAATGATCCGCAAAGCAAATTAATTGCACTAATCTTATTCTTCACAGGCAAGAAATGTAGCCAAATCAGAGACAATGTGAGAAGTGAGGGGAGACCAAAGGAAAAAGGTGAAAGCTTAAACCGTCGTGAGTTGTTGTTGGAATGTATTTGCAAGGCCTAAGCGAGACTCCTCAATGAATCACAATTAAACAAACAGCTAGGCAGAACAAAATCATCACGCAAAGAGGCATGAAGTGCAAGTTCTTCAACATTATTGCGCTTCATCACCTGATCAATACAATCATGCAAACATGAAGAACTCAAATAGCCTTTAAACCTAAATACCGTTACATTAGAGTTTTCACGGTGGCGATTCAGAACTCCGCATAAAATTTCTACTTTTCGGCGTTTTGATGAACGACTTACGTGAAAGAAATCGAGGATGGGAAAGGAATCCCATATACAACTCAATCTTTGAGATAAGACACTCGTTTGAGCAATGGATCCGATCAGTAAAAAGGAGAATATGTAGTACAATATATCATCCGGAAGACTAGTGATTCAGTCGATACTACTTCGCCAGTCATCAGTGCGTTTCTTTTCTTGCTTTGCAAGCCTTCGCTTCCTGCTGGAAATCCTCCCTTTTGATCGGACTGCAACTGGAAGCCTC encodes:
- the LOC137709400 gene encoding uncharacterized protein, producing MMHSTKSESDITSSAGSSPSRSPKAPVYYVQSPSRDSHDGDKSLSMHATPIYNNSPMESPSHPSFGRHSRNSSSSKFSGIFRSSSGRKGGSKQRNDKGWPECKVIMEDGAYDDFNDKSLSRRVQVLIALLSFVLLFTVFCLIIWGASRPYKAEVVVKSLEISNFYIGEGSDFSGVPSKMVTVNGSLRLSVRNSASIFGIHVTSSPIGLLYSEIAVAIGQLKKYYQPRKSLRTISVNLHGTKVPLYGAGSSLMYTKTGALVPIPLTLSFEIWSRAYVVGKLVKIKHRKQISCHLILDPTVTKPIKFKKSSCTYD